One Triticum dicoccoides isolate Atlit2015 ecotype Zavitan chromosome 5B, WEW_v2.0, whole genome shotgun sequence genomic window carries:
- the LOC119310368 gene encoding putative serine/threonine-protein kinase-like protein CCR3: MALWAGLGQAATVAQLVGVDAGGLISLITQAALTARQNKKACEQLSRRVHMIADLLPHLQEPELMRRPEFRRPLAGLGDTLREAHDLVMVCQRKSRFYRFLNARRLADKFRDIQSRMDSYLLVVPFISYIALTYNLNRICDSLRPSHTTLQSPASTSQSHPVPAWKGVAKFTLAEIAAASNSYAFFTKVCKGTSGTVYRGRLSDGSDVAIKRISKTAQDREKVLRTELAVIPHPRHSHFVRLLGWCEEEDERLVVTEYMRNGWLHDHLHGRKPPSSAVMVSWNTRVEVLLGASRAIRYLHCNFEPSVINCNIKSSNILLNASWMPRVSDLGSSVRHETDEAEYQVVGKGGYIDPEYCRTGRLTPATDVYSFGVVMLEAGELEKLLDGRPEPQPTPVQLQALQWVANTAAQCLHRQSIVRPHISDVVAHLDIAFRLAST; the protein is encoded by the exons ATGGCGTTGTGGGCGGGGCTGGGGCAGGCGGCGACGGTTGCGCAGCTGGTTGGGGTGGACGCCGGCGGGCTCATCTCCCTAATCACGCAGGCGGCCTTGACGGCTCGCCAGAACAAGAAGGCCTGCGAGCAGCTCTCACGCCGCGTCCACATGATCGCCGACCTGCTGCCGCACCTCCAGGAACCTGAGTTGATGCGGCGGCCCGAGTTCCGGCGGCCTCTGGCCGGGCTGGGCGACACGCTCCGGGAGGCGCACGACCTCGTCATGGTCTGCCAGCGGAAGAGCCGCTTCTACCGCTTCCTCAATGCCAGGAGGCTGGCTGACAAGTTCAGGGACATCCAGAGTAGGATGGACTCCTACCTCCTCGTCGTCCCTTTCATCAGCTACATAGCCTTAACCTACAACCTCAACCGAATCTGCGACTCCCTCCGTCCAAGCCATACAACCCTTCAATCGCCGGCATCCACCTCCCAGTCCCACCCAGTCCCTGCTTGGAAGGGTGTTGCCAAGTTCACGCTGGCAGAGATCGCGGCGGCGTCCAACAGCTACGCCTTCTTCACCAAGGTCTGCAAGGGCACCTCCGGGACGGTGTACAGAGGGAGGCTTAGCGACGGGAGCGACGTGGCCATCAAGCGCATCAGCAAGACGGCGCAGGACAGGGAGAAGGTGCTACgcacggagctcgccgtcatcccgCACCCCCGCCACAGCCATTTCGTGCGCCTCCTGGGCTGGtgcgaggaggaggacgagcgccTGGTCGTCACCGAGTACATGCGTAACGGCTGGCTCCACGACCACCTACACGGTCGCAAGCCGCCTTCCTCGGCGGTGATGGTGTCCTGGAATACGCGCGTGGAGGTGCTCCTGGGCGCGTCGCGCGCCATCAGATACCTCCACTGCAACTTCGAGCCGTCGGTCATCAACTGCAACATCAAATCCTCCAACATCCTGCTGAACGCTAGCTGGATGCCGCGCGTGTCGGACCTGGGGTCCTCGGTTCGGCACGAGACGGACGAGGCGGAGTACCAGGTCGTAGGCAAGGGCGGCTACATCGACCCGGAGTACTGCCGCACAGGGCGCCTGACGCCGGCGACCGACGTGTACAGCTTCGGCGTTGTGATGCTGGAG GCCGGGGAGCTGGAGAAGCTGCTGGACGGGCGCCCGGAGCCGCAGCCAACGCCGGTGCAGCTCCAGGCGCTGCAGTGGGTGgccaacacggcagcccagtgtctgCATCGGCAGTCGATAGTTCGGCCACACATATCAGACGTCGTGGCTCACCTCGACATAGCGTTCAGGCTCGCCAGCACGTAG
- the LOC119310369 gene encoding DDT domain-containing protein DDR4-like produces the protein MDLTQLHEVRKGENLQWQICCGGALLFSGLIQVDAAAKVEQDKFSSAILVVLSSGSGSCDLDRVTLEAFAARDRPCPLPSRPCPSPPIRRPAAKISPEMAASSPPQQDPPHDPPPPEAEAAAPPARRTRPPRACSRPLAPPAPYPTPPPRRPGPGRPRKIVEEEPEEAEPDAPQCRVVTPLVAEPADPGELPRWRLRGMWELACVLNFLQVFRPLLNIAVEFTAEELEDALIVPNGTLEGLHVPLLRSIPPVARMSMADGKWVTVLCRKLKDWWHLVAEGNLPIVASHGAEIETYKELEPATRLMILKAICDIRCEQEDVRIFVDSCLKKGYQLPDFCKERIGGDSHGISYWYDEDPILGHRLYREIRQVEYVKEQTRKSKRKGFLGVPVVSYQWETVATNFVEFEAAAEKLFSSSNRTEVSLGKKLKLNYLPEMEKTHKKKEKLLKKQQREALLLNSYLTFDRFTSGRSHRERKRVTYTFDDYDRSINEALKAIKKSENPVQVVATTNRGVLVPTREASSNGTLAGPSPVCNGRRGESPLKSYSYQGSGGEEKAETLDRRSRQRKRSQRYTTDFVENVSDIDTNFDSDDDIMGEAVYDEEYLRSRKQPKASTSEYDGEFRSEDQVEYSVSSEDEEGVQWSKRLPTRSPQGARLKPMDVIQTGIKRNKRSARPHMNHQRHSGKDTELGKPGEPNAPDPDAGSDAVDGAKMSIKSQEQRLLHIVKMHAPGREESKVAGRRFLHLNEIAPVGGAPVQS, from the exons atggatttgacccagttgcatgaa GTGAGGAAAGGCGAAAACTTACAGTGGCAGATCTGCTGTGGAGGGGCGCTGCTGTTCTCTGGACtgattcaggtcgatgcagcggccaaggtcgagcAAGACAAg TTTTCTAGTGCAATTCTCGTAGTGCTGTCATCTGGATCTGGATCGTGTGATCTGGATCGTGTGACTCTGGAGGCGTTCGCTG CCCGTGACCggccctgccccctcccctccCGACCCTGCCCCTCGCCGCCGATCCGACGCCCCGCCGCGAAAATCTCGCCGGAGatggccgcctcctcgccgccgcagCAGGATCCTCCGCACGACCCCCCGCCgcccgaggccgaggccgccgcgccgccggcgaggaggacgcgccCGCCGCGCGCGTGCAGCCGCCCCCTGGCGCCGCCCGCGCCCTACCCCACGCCCCCGCCGCGGCGGCCGGGCCCGGGCCGCCCGAGGAAGATCGTGGAGGAGGAGCCCGAGGAGGCGGAGCCGGACGCGCCGCAATGCCGCGTCGTGACGCCGCTCGTCGCGGAGCCCGCGGACCCCGGCGAGCTGCCGCGGTGGAGGCTGCGGGGCATGTGGGAGCTCGCCTGCGTCCTCAACTTCCTCCAG GTGTTCCGGCCATTGCTGAACATCGCGGTGGAGTTCACGGCGGAGGAGCTGGAGGACGCCCTCATAGTGCCCAATGGCACGTTGGAAGGCTTGCATGTGCCGCTATTAAGG TCGATTCCCCCCGTAGCTCGAATGTCCATGGCAGACGGAAAATGGGTGACAGTGTTATGTAGAAAATTGAAGGACTGGTGGCATCTG GTTGCAGAAGGCAATCTACCAATTGTTGCCTCACATGG AGCGGAAATTGAAACGTACAAGGAACTTGAGCCAGCGACTCGATTAATGATCCTGAAAGCAATATGTGACATACGTTGTGAG CAAGAGGATGTTCGGATCTTCGTAGATAGTTGTCTAAAAAAGGGTTATCAGCTCCCTGATTTCTGCAAAGAACGAATTGGGGGAGATTCCCATGGAATCTCATACTG GTATGATGAAGATCCGATTCTCGGTCATCGATTATATCGCGAAATTAGACAAGTGGAGTATGTGAAGGAGCAaacaagaaaatctaaacgaaaggGGTTCTTAGGTGTTCCAGTTGTATCCTATCAGTGGGAGACTGTCGCAACCAACTTTGTTGAATTTGAAGCAGCAGCA GAAAAACTCTTTTCAAGTAGTAACAGGACAGAGGTCTCACTTGGAAAGAAGTTGAAGCTCAATTATCTCCCAGAGATGGAAAAGACTCACAAG AAGAAGGAGAAGCTGCTAAAAAAGCAACAAAGGGAAGCCCTTCTCCTTAATAGCTACTTGACATTTGATAGATTCACCTCTGGCCGCTCCCATCGTGAAAGAAAGCGTGTCACCTATACTTTCG ATGATTATGATCGTTCAATAAATGAGGCCCTAAAAGCAATAAA GAAAAGTGAGAACCCTGTTCAGGTCGTTGCCACTACCAACAGAGGAGTACTTGTCCCAACACGAGAGGCATCAAGTAATGGTACGTTAGCTGGACCCTCACCTGTATGTAATGGACGGCGTGGAGAATCTCCACTGAAGTCATATAGCTACCAAGGGAGTGGTGGTGAGGAAAAGGCTGAGACCCTTGATCGTAG GTCTCGTCAAAGAAAAAGATCTCAAAGATACACGACGGACTTTGTTGAGAATGTGTCAGACATCGACACGAACTTTGACAGTGATGACGATATCATGGGTGAAGCTGTCTATGACGAGGAGTATCTTAGAAGTCGAAAACAACCCAAGGCAAGTACTTCAGAGTACGATGGAGAGTTTCGATCGGAAGACCAAGTGGAGTATTCTGTGAGCAGTGAAGATGAAGAGGGGGTTCAATGGTCCAAGAGACTGCCAACCCGCAGTCCTCAAGGGGCCAGGCTGAAACCTATGGATGTGATCCAAACAGGCATCAAGCGCAATAAGCGTTCCGCCCGGCCCCATATGAACCATCAGCGGCACTCTGGTAAAGATACCGAATTGGGAAAGCCAGGCGAACCGAATGCACCGGATCCAGATGCCGGTTCTGATGCAGTAGACGGTGCAAAGATGTCAATAAAAAGTCAAGAGCAGCGCCTACTTCACATAGTGAAGATGCACGCTCCTGGCAGGGAGGAGAGCAAAGTTGCTGGGAGAagattcctccaccttaacgagATTGCGCCTGTGGGTGGCGCGCCAGTCCAGTCTTGA